Proteins encoded by one window of Elaeis guineensis isolate ETL-2024a chromosome 12, EG11, whole genome shotgun sequence:
- the LOC105054803 gene encoding ABC transporter B family member 10 — protein sequence MPSAHRRTPSIKPETKAEEDVTDTGKTTPPSSPKSKTKILPFRRLLSYADAMDWLLMALGTFGSVIHGMAVPIGYLLLGKALDAFGNNITDEDAMVRALDKVVPFVWYMAIATLPAGILETSCFMYASERQMARFRLEFLKAVLSQDIGAFDTDLTTAKIITGITNHMSTIQDAIGEKLGHFISSFSTFFVGVIIAFVCCWQVGLLTLLVLPLILIIGATYTSRMNIISALRVQYLSEATSVVEQTLSHIKTVFSFVGEMSAIKSFTQCMEKQYILSKKEALIKGLGLGSFQAATFCSWALIVWVGAAAVTAKKASGGETLAAVMSILFGAISITYAAPDLEIFNRAKAAGHEVFKVIERKPGISYENKGKTLENIVGEIDIKGVHFSYPSREDNLILQGFSLSIPAGRVVALVGNSGCGKSTVISLIQRFYDPTTGEIFIDGHNIKDLDLKFLRRNIAAVPQEPSLFSGTIKDNLKIGNMDASDEQIERATSTANAHLFISQLPDKYSTEAGERGVQLSGGQKQRIAIARAILKDPPILLLDEATSALDSGSEKLVQDALERAMQGRTVILIAHRMSTVINSDIIAVVENGTVAQTGTHQELLESSKFYCNLFGMQNLKTDTGDSGSRDIDHTEEAPETIQNSCYSQAPDILEASKEQQDQLSEPPDKEIQKIKRKAVPFFRIWFGLNKLELAKTVVGSFAAAVSGISKPLFGFFIMTIGVAYYKHDARRRVGWYSGIFCLVGLLTLITHTLQHFFYGVVGETAMRNLRETLFSAVLRNEIAWFEKSENSVGFLSSHIVGDTSMIKTIISDRMSVIVQCISSILIATIVSMIVNWRMGLVAWAVMPCHFIGGLIQAKSAKGFSGDFAVAHRELVALASESASNIRTVASFVHEEQILKKAKLSLREPMRISRIESIKYGTIQGASLCLWNIAHAVALWYTTVLVDKRQATFENGIRSYQIFSLTVPSITELWTLIPTVISAINILTPAFQILDRKTEIVPDAPENMSLERIVGRIEFEEVSFNYPSRPEVVILDNFSLIIESGQKVALVGPSGAGKSSVLALLLRFYDPDKGRILVDKKEIRNYNLRWLRKQIGLVQQEPLLFSSSIRDNICYGHEDASETEILEAAIEANIHEFVSSLPNGYDTIVGEKGCQLSGGQKQRIAIARTLLKRPAILLLDEPTSALDGESERKVMSSLGSNKWGRQRITQITVAHRLSTVVSSDVIVVMDKGKVVEMGKHATLVAANGIYLRLFQLQSQMKS from the exons ATGCCTTCGGCTCATCGTCGCACACCCTCGATCAAGCCTGAAACCAAGGCCGAAGAAGATGTGACCGATACTGGAAAGACTACTCCCCCGTCATCGCCAAAATCTAAGACGAAGATATTGCCATTTCGTAGGCTTCTTAGCTATGCTGATGCCATGGATTGGTTGTTAATGGCGTTGGGAACCTTTGGTTCTGTAATCCATGGCATGGCGGTGCCCATCGGGTACCTCTTACTTGGAAAAGCTCTCGACGCGTTCGGTAACAACATAACTGATGAGGATGCCATGGTTAGAGCACTTGATAag GTGGTTCCGTTTGTTTGGTACATGGCCATTGCTACACTTCCGGCGGGAATTCTAG AAACCTCATGTTTCATGTATGCTAGTGAAAGACAAATGGCACGCTTCAGATTGGAGTTTCTCAAAGCAGTTCTCAGTCAAGATATTGGAGCTTTCGACACTGATTTAACAACCGCGAAGATAATCACTGGAATAACAAACCACATGAGTACCATACAAGATGCAATTGGTGAGAAG ttgggCCATTTCATCTCAAGCTTCTCCACTTTCTTTGTTGGTGTCATCATTGCCTTCGTATGCTGCTGGCAAGTTGGCCTGCTCACTCTGTTGGTGCTGCCACTTATTCTCATCATTGGAGCCACATATACCAGCAGGATGAATATTATTTCAGCACTGAGAGTGCAATATTTGTCTGAAGCAACTTCAGTTGTAGAACAG ACTCTATCCCATATCAAAACTGTCTTTTCCTTTGTTGGGGAAATGTCAGCAATAAAGTCCTTCACTCAGTGCATGGAGAAGCAATACATCTTGAGCAAGAAAGAAGCACTAATAAAAGGACTGGGACTAGGATCATTCCAAGCAGCAACATTCTGCTCATGGGCCTTGATTGTTTGGGTGGGAGCAGCAGCAGTAACCGCCAAAAAAGCTAGCGGAGGCGAAACGCTTGCAGCTGTAATGAGCATTCTCTTTGGAGCAAT ATCAATCACTTATGCTGCACCTGACCTTGAGATCTTTAATCGGGCAAAAGCTGCAGGACATGAAGTTTTCAAGGTGATTGAAAGGAAGCCAGGCATAAGTTATGAAAATAAAGGAAAAACATTAGAGAACATTGTTGGAGAAATAGACATAAAAGGAGTGCATTTTTCTTACCCGTCCCGTGAGGATAATCTTATCCTTCAAGGTTTTTCACTGTCCATACCAGCAGGCAGAGTGGTTGCTTTAGTGGGTAACAGTGGATGTGGGAAAAGCACTGTGATTTCCTTAATTCAGCGGTTCTATGATCCAACCACAG GTGAGATTTTCATAGATGGTCACAACATCAAGGATTTGGATCTGAAATTCCTTAGGAGGAACATAGCAGCAGTTCCACAAGAGCCATCACTCTTTTCGGGCACCATCAAAGATAATCTGAAAATTGGGAACATGGATGCAAGTGATGAACAGATAGAGAGAGCCACATCAACAGCAAATGCACACTTATTCATATCCCAACTTCCAGACAAATACTCCACCGAG GCAGGTGAGAGAGGAGTACAATTATCAGGTGGGCAGAAACAGAGAATAGCTATCGCAAGAGCTATTCTCAAAGATCCTCCAATTCTTCTGCTTGATGAGGCCACAAGTGCACTTGATTCAGGGTCTGAAAAGCTGGTTCAAGATGCCCTTGAGAGAGCTATGCAAGGAAGAACTGTGATTTTGATAGCCCACAGAATGTCAACAGTCATCAACTCCGATATCATAGCTGTGGTTGAGAATGGAACTGTGGCACAGACTGGAACTCACCAAGAATTGCTAGAAAGCAGCAAGTTCTACTGCAACTTATTTGGCATGCAGAATCTGAAGACAGACACTGGAGACAGTGGATCAAG GGATATAGATCATACAGAAGAAGCACCAGAGACTATTCAGAATAGTTGTTATTCACAAGCTCCTGATATCCTTGAAGCATCTAAAGAACAGCAAGATCAGTTGAGCGAACCTCCAgacaaagaaatacaaaaaatcaaaagaaaggcAGTTCCCTTCTTCAGAATCTGGTTTGGATTGAACAAGCTTGAGCTCGCAAAGACTGTTGTAGGTTCTTTTGCAGCAGCTGTCTCTGGTATTTCTAAGCCACTGTTTGGATTTTTCATCATGACAATTGGAGTAGCATACTACAAGCATGACGCCAGGAGGAGAGTAGGGTGGTATTCGGGAATATTTTGTCTTGTTGGACTTCTAACATTAATTACTCACACATTGCAACATTTTTTCTATGGTGTGGTTGGGGAAACAGCCATGAGAAACCTCAGGGAGACTCTGTTTTCAG CTGTTCTGCGCAACGAGATAGCTTGGTTTGAAAAATCTGAGAATAGTGTGGGCTTCCTTTCTTCACACATTGTTGGTGACACATCCATGATCAAGACCATCATATCTGATCGGATGTCTGTTATCGTCCAATGCATCTCTTCAATTCTAATTGCAACCATCGTAAGTATGATTGTTAACTGGCGAATGGGTTTGGTAGCTTGGGCTGTTATGCCTTGCCATTTCATTGGTGGTCTTATTCAAGCCAAATCAGCCAAAGGATTCTCGGGTGACTTCGCTGTTGCTCACCGAGAACTTGTTGCCCTTGCATCAGAATCAGCAAGCAACATCAGAACTGTGGCCTCCTTCGTACATGAAGAACAGATACTCAAGAAAGCCAAGCTCTCATTAAGAGAACCAATGCGGATCAGCAGGATAGAGAGTATCAAGTATGGAACGATTCAAGGGGCATCACTTTGCTTGTGGAATATTGCACATGCTGTTGCCTTGTGGTATACTACAGTGTTGGTTGATAAGAGACAGGCAACTTTTGAAAATGGAATAAGATCATACCAGATTTTTTCACTCACGGTCCCTTCAATCACTGAgctatggactttgatacccacaGTCATCTCTGCCATCAACATACTAACACCTGCATTCCAGATCCTTGATAGGAAAACTGAAATTGTACCAGATGCACCAGAAAATATGAGCCTTGAAAGAATTGTAGGCAGAATAGAATTTGAAGAGGTTAGTTTCAACTATCCATCAAGGCCAGAAGTTGTTATTCTAGATAATTTCAGTTTAATTATTGAATCTGGACAGAAGGTGGCCCTTGTTGGGCCCAGTGGTGCAGGAAAGTCCTCTGTTTTAGCCCTTCTGTTGAGGTTCTATGATCCTGATAAAGGAAGGATTCTAGTTGATAAAAAGGAAATAAGAAATTACAACCTACGATGGTTAAGAAAGCAAATAGGGTTGGTGCAGCAAGAGCCACTACTTTTTAGTTCCTCAATTAGAGACAATATCTGCTATGGGCATGAGGATGCTTCAGAAACTGAAATACTTGAGGCTGCAATTGAGGCAAATATTCATGAATTCGTAAGCAGCTTGCCAAATGGATATGACACCATCGTGGGCGAAAAGGGTTGCCAGCTTTCTGGTGGACAAAAGCAGCGAATAGCAATTGCACGAACTCTACTGAAGAGGCCTGCAATACTGCTGCTAGATGAACCTACCAGTGCACTGGATGGAGAATCTGAAAGAAAAGTCATGAGTTCTTTAGGATCAAATAAATGGGGTAGGCAAAGAATCACTCAAATTACAGTTGCTCATAGGCTTTCTACAGTGGTTAGTTCTGATGTAATTGTGGTAATGGACAAGGGTAAGGTGGTTGAGATGGGAAAACATGCAACATTAGTTGCTGCTAATGGCATTTATTTAAGACTGTTCCAGCTGCAAAGCCAGATGAAAAGTTAA